Proteins encoded within one genomic window of Humulus lupulus chromosome 1, drHumLupu1.1, whole genome shotgun sequence:
- the LOC133813718 gene encoding uncharacterized protein LOC133813718, translating into MVRTRGSGSRSVKSVAGSMSASPSLTKKKARKSTLSLPIHIDDSITTSKAVVIPDLEAPKAPTEPPSSAAPLASVPGSSKRGRASPSEDVSDHGRDSAKAHSDSSESPDVLAPKKKSKGWFQVSSSRKSPRSKGTDPSDSTPKVSSPVGTTPRSKFRSKVKKIPPPCSSSETDPSSDCVPSDEDPLEDDPSLEDNVDSEDESDPSEDPPVSPKGKKPMKIPEIRTKSPLGPKVSPGSSFKAHSLNFCFNNNEKNMKHYVHRDFICEKIFSLSAHRVFGVIKNIEDRGWLGSLTGLDGFVPRVVQEFYANINDDLFDRKSFMFGQVYVRGNWYLFNAAEITKVLNLPLSVDNVAVEFNKDKVLSELVGQNMVWEPHSVLKVTDLTHYYDVLHKFATSNWIPTTHTSTITFDTAFFLYKDGTGLGVDLASLIFDQITALGNAKKKDYKLKKEPSSVKATKGIALKTGDADSVAAELAGVKATLESVQTEVISLKSSLSTMVSHFAAGPSH; encoded by the exons ATGGTGAGAACCAGAGGCAGTGGCTCTCGGTCTGTCAAGTCAGTGGCTGGTTCGATGAGTGCATCTCCATCCCTCACCAAGAAGAAAGCTCGGAAGAGTACCTTGTCTCTTCCCATCCACATTGATGATTCCATCACCACGAGCAAAGCCGTGGTCATTCCGGACCTTGAAGCCCCCAAAGCTCCGACTGAACCTCCTTCTTCGGCGGCTCCGCTCGCCTCTGTACCAGGGTCTTCCAAAAGAGGCCGAGCTTCTCCATCAGAGGATGTCTCTGATCATGGTCGTGATTCTGCCAAAGCCCATTCTGATTCCTCAGAGTCACCTGACGTGCTTGCACCCAAGAAGAAAAGCAAGGGTTGGTTCCAGGTCTCTTCTTCTCGAAAATCTCCTCGTTCCAAAGGGACTGATCCTTCTGATTCTACGCCGAAGGTTTCATCTCCTGTTGGTACCACTCCTCGTTCCAAGTTTAGGTCAAAGGTAAAGAAAATTCCTCCACCTTGTTCTTCTTCTGAAACTGACCCTTCTTCAGATTGTGTGCCCTCTGACGAAGATCCCCTTGAAGACGACCCCTCTCTTGAGGACAATGTTGACTCAGAAGATGAATCTGACCCATCAGAGGACCCCCCTGTTTCACCAAAGGGCAAGAAACCAATGAAAATTCCTGAGATTCGCACAAAGTCCCCTTTGGGTCCCAAAGTATCTCCAGGTTCTTCCTTTAAGGCCCACTCTCTGAATTTTTGTTTCAATaacaatgagaaaaatatgaagcattatgtGCATCGTGATTTTATCTGTGAGAAAATTTTTTCATTATCGGCTCATAGGGTCTTTGGGGTCATAAAAAATATTGAGGATCGAGGGTGGTTAGGTTCTTTAACCGGGCTGGATGGTTTTGTTCCTAGAGTTGTACAAGAATTCTATGCCAATATcaatgatgatctgtttgataggAAGTCTTTTATGTTTGGTCAAGTTTATGTCCGAGGGAATTGGTATTTGTTCAATGCTGCTGAAATTACCAAGGTTCTTAATTTGCCTCTTTCTGTTGATAATGTTGCTGTGGAGTTTAACAAAGATAAGGTGCTTTCAGAGTTGGTAGGACAAAATATGGTGTGGGAACCTCACTCAGTCCTCAAAGTAACAGATCTTACTCATTACTATGATGTGCTTCACAAATTTGCCACCTCCAACTGGATTCCCACCACTCATACCTCCACCATTACCTTTGACACGGCCTTCTTTCTGTACAAAGATGGAACTGGTCTCGGTGTTGATCTTGCCTCTCTCATTTTTGACCAGATCACTGCCTTAGGGAATGCCAAaaagaaag ACTACAAACTCAAAAAGGAACCATCATCTGTTAAAGCAACTAAAGGGATTGCTCTCAAGACTGGCGATGCTGATTCTGTTGCTGCTGAACTCGCTGGTGTCAAGGCCACCctggaatctgttcaaacagaagtGATCAGCCTCAAGAGTTCTCTCTCAACCATGGTGTCTCACTTTGCAGCCGGTCCTTCCCACTGA